The region GAAGACCGCCCCTCCAAATTCTGGGGAAGGTGAAGACCTTCCCTCCAAATTCTGGGAAGGATGAAACCCGCCCCTCCAAATTCTGGGGAAGGTGAAGACCGCCCCTCCAAAttctggggaggataataataataataatggcatttattaagcgcttactatgtgcaaagcactgttctaaacgctggggaggttacaaggtgatcaggttgtcccacgggggggctcacagtcttaatccctattttccagatgaggtaactgaggcacagagaagttaagtaaccggcccaaagtcacacagctgacaagtgacggagccgggacttgaacccatgacctctgactccaaagcccgtgctctttccactgagccacgctgaagcccGCCCCTCCAAATTCTGGGGAAGATGAAgggccagcgtggcttagtggctacaccccgggactgagagtcagaaggatttaaaTTCTAAccgcggctctgccacacgtctgctgtgtgaccttggcccagtctcttcccttcctctcagttccctcatctgtaaaatggggattaagaccgtgagccctgggtgggacagggcttgggtccaacctgattaacctgaatctaccccggtgcttagcacagtgcttggcacataggaagcgcttaagtggcacgggcttgggagtcagaagacgcgggttctaatcccggccccgccacttgtctgctgagtgaccttgggcacctgtatatatgtttgtatgtatttattactctattttatttgcacatatttattctattttgttaatatgttttgttctctgtctcccccttttagactgtgagcccactgttgggtagggaccgtctctagatgttgccaacttggacttaccaagcgcttagtacagtgctcggcacacagtaagcgctcaataaatacgacggaatgaatgaagtcacttcccatctgtgtgcctctgttccctcatctgtcaaatggggattaaaagtgtgagccccacgagggacaacctgattaccccgtatccaacccagcgctcggaacagtgcttggcacataggaagcgcttagcaaatagcaccattacgatattattatatcatttttaGTACTGAGGCTGCAACTCCAAATTCCGGGTATAAGGACCATGGACAGCGTCGGTGGGGAAGAAGTGGCgagtgagggtgggagagggccAAGGGCTCCGAGAGGGGAGATTCGGACTCGCCGTTGGATGCTCAgccttccccccgccctgcccccgcCTCGAGAgccgggaatgagtctgtttattgttgtagtggactcccccaagcgcttagtccagtgttccgcccACCCAGCCCCTCAGCTTCTAtgaacatagctgtaattttatttattgatattaatgcccatctccccctctagactgtaagcttgctgtggtcagggaatgcgtctgttacagtgtactctcccaatcgcttagttcaacgctccgcacacagtaagcgctcaataaatacgattgactgactgatgtgtagggaccgtctctatatgttgccaacttgtgcttcccaaacgtttagtccagtgttctgcacacagtaagcgctcaataaatacaattgactgactgatgggtagggaccgtctttatatgttgccaacttgtgcttcccaagcgtttagtacagtgctctgcacacaataagcgcttaataaatacaattgactgatgggtagggactgtctctatatgtgcttcccaaacgtttagtacagtgctctgcacacagtaagcgcttaatacaattgactgttgggtagggaccgtctctatctgttcccaacttgtgcttcccaagcgtttagtacagtgctctgcacacagtaagtgcttaataaatacaattgactgactgatgggtagggaccgtctctacatgttgccaatttgtgcttcccaagcgtttagtacagtgctctgcacacagtcagcgctcaaggaatacgattgaatgaatgaatgaatgactcagcgctcaatgaatacgattgaatgaatgactgaaagtctGCAGTGGCGGGGAGTGTAGTCCAGTCTGATCTCCGGCCCCGGCCTCCTCCagcctcggcctcagtttccccctccctcGGAAGGGCCcttggagagggatgggggggaaggtCCAACTTGGCGAGTCGTTCCTGGGGGGCGTCCCATCCCCCCCAcgcctgccccccgccccaaatAAAATAAGGCAAGCGCAGAACCGGCTGCAGGCGCCTTGAGCGCTTTATAGCTCCTCTCGGAGAGAAGGGGCGAGAAGGaccggacagacagacagacagacagacggtcaCCCAGTTCAGCCCGCGCCGTCCGTCCACTACATTGGCACCTCGGATCCTTAGGCCCGGGCCCGCGGAGAGCTCCGACAcggtttccccctccccaccccatctcccacccccctccccaccctcccttcacgtccctccctccctccctccgtttcCCCGACAcaaccaaataaataaaaaggaaaatgagagaggaggggtgatggggagcgggagtggagccctttctttcccccttgaGTCGTCgcctgagcctcggttccccctccttcctctctcttctctctctctcccatccccctcgcctcaaTCTAAATCCAGAACGGCCCCGTTCTCCTAGAGGCaacgggggtgggaaggagagggttggaaagagagaggagagacagagccacagagataggaggaggaaacGGGAGAGGGAGGGCCGCAGggatagcaggggagacagggccGCAGAAataggggaggcaggggagacaaaGCCATAGAGATAATAGAAGAGACAGGGCCacagagagagtaggggagacGGGAGAGACAAGGCCATAGAGATAATAGaagagacaggggagacagggccacagagagagtaggggaaaagggagagacaagaCAGGGCCGCAGAAataggggaggcaggggagacaaaGCCATAGAGGTAATGGAAGAGACAGGGCCacagagagagtaggggagacGGGAGAGACAAGGCCATAGAGATAATAGaagagacaggggagacagggccacagagagagtaggggagacGGGAGAGACAATACAGGGCCGCAGAaataggggagacaggggagacaAAGCTATAGAGATAATAGAAGAGACAGGGCCacagagagagtaggggagacGGGAGAGACAAGACAGGGCCGCAGAaataggggagacaggggagacaAAGCCATAGAGATAATAGAAGAGACAGGGCCacagagagagtaggggagacGGGAGAGACAAGACAGGGCCGCAGAaataggggagacaggggagacaAAGCCATAAAGATAATAGAAGAGACAGGGCCacagagagagtaggggagacGGGAGAGACAAGGCCGCAGAGAGCAAAGGAGAGACGGGAAcgggagaggggacaggagagACAGGGTCACGGAGATAGAAGGAGCTGACACAGTAGGGGGAAACAGGAAGGACAGACACGGGAGAAGAGACCCTACAGACGGGGAAGAAGGAGCTACAGAggcgggagagagggaaggagacaagaGGTGCAGACAGAAGGGACAGACGCACAAAGACAGGCGAGGAGAGACAGTcgcttctctctcccctgccccatctttggtaccgcctccccccaccctccccgggcaatctctcccttcccccccaccccacccccaaaattcACGGCCAGATGTCGAGGCCACCGTTCCCCACAGAGGTGGTTTATCCGCGGGGCTGGAGAGGTATGCGTGGGGAGcggcacagcagcagcagcatcgtcCCCAGAGTTTGGGGgggtctgggatggggagagggggagccgggtcagccccctacccccaccccacccccttgacccgggggtccggggggggcgGCGGCAGCAGGCGCCCCCTAGCGATCCAAGCTGATAGTCCATGCTGGGCTCCGGCGCCGCAGTCCCTGATGGTGACGGCGGCAGCAGCGCCCCCTAGCGGCCGGGGCGGGAGCAGGCGCCCCCTAGCGGTCCAGGCCGATAGTCCCGTGCTTGACTCCGGCTCCGCACCGTCCCCCCGCGGCCGGGGCGGGAGCAGGCGCCCCCTAGCGGTCCAGGCCGATAGTCCCGTTCTTGACTCCGGCTCCACAGCGCCCCCCAGCGGCCGGGGAGGAAACAGGCGCCCCCTAGCGGTCCAGGCCGATAGTCCCGCGCTTGACTCCGGCCGCCTTGGCGCCCCCCAGCGGTTGGGGCGGGAGCAGGCGCCCCCCCTAGCGATCCAGGCCGATAGTCCCGTGCTTGTCTCCATTTACTTTAGCGCCCCTCAGCGGCAGGGACTGGAACAGGCGCCCCCTAGCGATCCAGGCCAATAGTCCCGTGCTTGGCCCCGGCGCCGCAGCGCCCCCCAGCGGCAGGGGCGGAAGCAGGCGCCCCCTAGCGATCCAGGCCGACAGTCCCGCGCTTGGCTCCCTTGAGTTAGCGCCCCCCAGCGGGCGGGGCCGAAAGCGGGCTCCCCCTAGCGATCCAGGCTGATCGTCCAGTGATCGGCCGCggcgccccccagcggccggGGCAGGAGCGGACGCCCCCTAGCGATCCAGACCGAAAGTCCCGCGCTTGGCTCCCTTGACTTTAGCGCCCCCCAGAGGCCGGGGCCGGAAGCGGGCGATCCAGGCTGATCGTCCAGTGATTggcgccccccagcggccggGGCAAGAGCGGGTGCCCCCTACCGATCCAGGCCGACAGTCCCGCGCTTGGCTCCAGCTGCTTTAGCGCCCCCCAGCGGCCGGGGCAGGACGGGCGCCCCCTAGCGATCCAGGCCGATAGTCCCGCTCTTGGCTCCCTTTACCTTAGCGCCCCCCGGCGGCCGGGGCCGGAAGCGGGCGCCCCGTAGCGATCCAGGCTGATCGTCCAGTGATCGGCCCTggcgccccccagcggccggGGCAGGAGCGGGCGCTCCCTAGCGATCCAGGCCGATAGTCCCGCGCTTGACTCCGTTTACTTTAGCGCCCCCCAGCGGCAGGGACAGGAGCGGGCGCTCCCTAGCGATCCAGGCCAATAGTCCCGTGCTTGGCCCCggcgccccccagcggccggGGCCGGAAGCGGGCGCCCCCTAGCGGATCCAGGCCAATAGTCCCGTGCTTGGCCCCGGCGCCGCggcgccccccagcggccggGGCCGGGAGCGGGCGCCCCCTAGCGATCCAGGCCGATTGTCCCGCGCTTGGCTCCTGCCGCTTTAGCGCCCCCCAGCGGCCGGGGCCGGAAGCGGGCGCCCCCCAGCGATCCAGGCCGATAGTCCCGCGCTTGGCTCCGGCTGCGTTAGCGCCCCCCAGCGGCCGGGGCGGGAGCGGGCGCCCCCTAGCGCTCCAGGCCCGCGCTCGTCTCCCagtttcccccccccaccccgtcccccagatccttccccccccccccgccccccccaccccgtccccagcGGCCGGGGCCGGGAGCAGGCGCCCCCTAGCGCTCCGGGCGGCCGCAGCGCCCCCCAGCGGGCGGGGTCCGGGGTCGGGCGCCCCCTAGCGATCCAGGCtgatagtccagtgcttggccccggccccccggcccggccccggccccccgagcCCGGCGCCCGCCTCGCCCTCGCCCTTGAGCTCCTGGAAGACCTGGGTGAAGAAGTGGGGGTCGGCGTTGAGGCGGAGCATCTGCGGGCTGAGCCGCTGGATGAGCCTCAGGCACCGCTGCCAGAAGCGCTCCTTGTCGGGCTCCACGAGGAAGGGCTTGAGCGGGTAGGAGATCTCGTTGCCCATGTAGGAGTAGGCGAGGTAGaggcaggtgaggaaggaggCCTGCAGCTCGGCGGCGGCGCCCAGCTCGTCCCCGCGGAGGGCCTCCCGGCAGAGGAGGTAGACGAACACCAGGTTGGCCGGGGTGATGAAGGTCTGGTCCTGCCAGCCCTGCAGCAGCAGGGCCCGGTCCACGGCCCGGAACCAGCCCACCAGCTCGCCCGGGCTCAGCTCCTTCAGCCGGTAGCAGCGGCGGCAGACGAAGTCGCCCAGGCAGCGCAGCAGCTCGCCCGTGGAGGCCTGCACCACCACCCGGCGCGGGGAGCCCCCCGGGGCCGGCTTCCCCGGGCCCCCCTCCCGACCCCCGGAGCCCGGGGAggccgggggagccgggggaggggggggaggagggggggggaggggggggaggaggaggggggagggggaggagggggaggaggggggtcggcgGGGGGCACGGTGGGCACGGGCACCGCCAGGGGCTTGGCcccccccctcggcctcccggcccttgcgGAGGTTCTCCCGGTTGCGCTGCTGCACCAGGGAGTCCGGCCCGGAGGAGGCGGGCTTGGGCGTCGCCTTTTTGCcgccctttttcttcttcttggcCGAAGCGGCCACGAGGCGCTTCCAGGTGAGGGCGGACAGCAGGACGGACGGCCTCTTCAGCcggctctcccccttccccgccttcCCCGCCGGCGGGGCCGCATAGCCCCCGtccggccccccgggcccggccccggccccggccccggccccggccccggcccccttcttctgctgctgctgctgctcgtcCGGGGCCCGGCGGCCCCgggccgaggaggaggacgacgacgaggacgaggGCGACAGGGACAGGACCGTCCCCATGCTGAGGAGGCCGgaccggggggagggagggagggaagggaagggatccgggacacccccgctcccctccctgaAGCCCCTCCGGGGGCCGGGGACGGGAcggggagacgggggggggggggggcggggggagagagacccccggggctgggagagggggaggacggcagaggtggggagggggagagaaatggaggagggagagaggaggaggaagagacagggagagagatggagagaagaggagggagggggaggagggagagagatggagagatgggaagagggagagacagaggaggagggagagagggagaaaggagagagatggagagaggaggagggagggggaggagggagagaggccgggagagaagaggagggagaggggaggaaggagagagatggagagatgggaagagaagaggagggagaggggaggaaggagagagagggagagaggaggagggatggagagggagagaagaggagaaggagggaggagagagatggagagagaaagggagaaagaggagggagagagatggagagagggggagagaggagaggaaaagggagagaggaggaaggagaggaggagggggagagatggagagagggcggggctggggggggtgctgcgggggtcggcggcggcggcggcggctgatcCTGATCTGAATTTGTCCAGCTGCTGCGccagccccacccctcccccctcccctcggggGGTGGGACCCCCCCAGACCCTCCCAGCCAATCCGCGGCCGAGCCCCCGCCTCGATTGGCAGGCCAGCTGCCCAATCGCCGAGGGCCTTGGGATgctccgcccccccccctcccccgcgggGACCGCCCCCGGGGAGATGCTCGGGCTGGGAaattgaggagggggtggggaggattcattcatccatccatccatccatccatccatccatccatccatccatccaatcgtatttattgagcgctcactgcgtgcagagcactggactaagcgctcgggaagtccaaatcgccaacagatagagacaatccctgcccaacaacgggcccccaggctagaagggggagacagcaaaacagaacaagtaggcaggtgtcagtaccatcagaataaatagaattatagctagatacacatcattaagaaaatagagtaatacatatgtacaaatatgcacaagtgctgtggggagggggaggagaagaaatttgggctgagtctgggaaggcctcccggaggaggtgggctgggtCGGAACATGGATGGAGGGGGgaacacactctccctcctctccctttcaatcattcaatagtatttattgagcacctgctgtttgcagatcactggactaagcgcttgggagaggacaacaataagTAGACCCATTCCATGCCCAGAACAGTACATCAACACATGCATACCTACATACCgacaatacatacatacatactaacaatataTACAATGACAAaagtcatcctgatttgcttgtatctaccccagtacttagtacagtgcctggcacatagtaagcacttaaaaaataccattattattagtagtagtagtcttatAAAGAGtgaccatctctgcccacaaagagctcacagtctagagtgggggggcgaggggggagacagacagcaatataaataaacaaacatcaataaaaataaataaataaaataagagatctggacataagtggtgtggggctgggagagggggcaagagcaagggaagcaaatcagggcgatgcagaagggagtgggagaggtggcatggcttactgtctagatgctGGGCCTAgtaatcagaaggtcctgggttctaatcctacctctgccaattgtctgctgtgtgaccttagccaagtcgcttcatttctctgggcctcagttccctcatctctcaaatagggattgagactgtgagccccacgtgggactgggagtgggtccaactcgatttgcttggatccaccccagcgcttagtacagtgtctggcacatagtaagcacttaactaataccataataataatcattattattattataggagataatataggaaaagtggggcttaaagccctttcattcattcattcattcaatcatatttgttgagcgcttactgtgtgcagagcactggactaagcgcttgggaagtacaagttggcaacatagagagacggtccctacccaacaacgggctcacagtctagaagggggagacggacaacaaaacaaaacacgtggacgtgtcaagtcgtcagaacaaatagaattaaagctaaatgtacatcattaacaaaataaatagaatagtaactatgtacaagtaaaatagagtaattaatctgtacaacatatatacaggtgctgtgggaggggaaggaggtagggcagagggggggatggggaggaggagaggaaaaagggggctcagtctgggaaggcctcctggaggaggtgagctctcagtagggctttgaagggaggaagagagctagcttggtggatgtgtggagggagggcattccaggccaggggaaggacgtgggccgggggtcgacggcgggccagactgtaagctctttgtgggcggggattgtgtttaccaactctgttgtagtctcccaagtgctttgtatagtgctctgcacacaataagtgctcattaaacttctagtcttctagaaagtcttctagactgtgagcccgctgttgggtagggactgtctctatatgttgccaacttgtacttcccaagcgcttagtacagtgctctgcacacagtaagcgctcaataaatacgattgaatgaatgaatgacaggtgggaatgaggtacagtgaggaggttagcggcagaggagcggagggtgtgggctgggctgttttgatgtctgtctccccctttctagacgtAATCCccgtgaggacagggattgtctctctttattgctgaattctactttccaagctcttagtccagtgctctgcacacagtaagcgctcaataaatacaactgaatgaatgaacaaataaatgaatgagctgggtttagaacccacgtccttccgaatcccaggcccgtgctctcttctCAGTGTGTTAGCATTTGTGTGTGACTCATGTGACCTCTTTCCTTATTGGgcctctgtctcatctctctcacggTCCACCCCTTGTccgcatccctccctccttccgggaatcaatcaatggtattttttgagcgtttactatgggcagagcactgggcaaagcccttgggagagaacgatctCGCCcgcctcgctgccgacccctggcccacatcctgcctctggcctggaatgcccttcctcctctaatcccacagacatcatcatcatcatcatcaatcgtatttattgagcgcttactatgtgcagagcactgtactaagcgcttgggaagtacaaattggcaacatacagagacagtccctacccaacagtgggcttacagtctaaaagacaaccactctccctgccttcaaagccttattgaaggcccacctcctccaagaggccttcccagacgaagcctcgcttttcctcatctcccagtcccttctgcatctccttgacttgctccctttgctcttctcctctcccagccccacagcactgatgtccagatctgtcattttatttatccctttgctcttcccctctccttgccccaaagcatttatgtccatatctgtaattttatttatttctatggatgtctgtctccgccccctctgcactgtgagctcattgtgggcagagaatgtcactgtttattgtcgtattgtactttcccaagcgcttagtatagtgctctgcactcagcaagcgctcaataaatacgactgaatgaatgaatgatcgaatagagttgctagacatgttggCCGCCCTGTTACATttgacagatcaccattctccccatcttcaaagccctcataatagcatttgttaagcgcttactatgtgcaaagcactgttctaagtgctggggaggttacaagatgatcaggttgtcccacggggggctcgcagtcttaatccccgttttctagatgaggtaactgaggcccagagaagtgaagtgacttgcccaaagtcacacagctgacaactggcagagccggggtttgaacccacgacctctgacttcaaagccattagagtcacgctgcttttctaataaaaAAAGATCACATAAAAAgtcataaaaatcacatctcctccaagaaccctgcAGACTGCaatgagggtgatgatgatggtatttgttaagcgctttccacgtgccaggcactgtactcggcgctggggtggatacaggcaaatcttctcaactgtgagcccactgttgggtagggaccgtctctacatgttgccaacttgtacttcccaagcgcttagtacagtgctctgcacacagtaagcgctcaataaatacgaatgattgattgatcgagttgggcccggtccctgtcccacgtgtggctcaccacctcaattccctttttacagatgaggtcactgaggcatagagaagtaaagtgacttgcccaaggtcacacagcagacaagtagaggagctgggattagaacccacgaccttcggactcccaggctcgggcttgggttctaatcccagctccactacttgtctgctgtgtgaccttgggcagtgatTGACCCCAGactccacactcattcattcactcaattgtatttattgagcgcttactgtgtgcagagcactgtactaagcgcttgggagagtgcaatgcaacaacagacacattccctgcccacaacgagctcacaatctaaagggggaggcagaaataggaaagcattcattcattcagtcattcaatcgtatttattgagcgcttactgtgtgcagagcactgtactaagcgcttgggaagtacgagttggcaacacctagagacggtccctacccaacagcgggctcacagtctagaagcagcatggtgtagtggctagagcccgggcctgggtctcagaaggtcatgggttcaaatcctagctctgccacttgtctgctgggagaccatggacaagtcccttcacttctctgggcctcagttccctcatctggaaaatctgaGCCccgtttctcgcctgtccccccgtcctcccccgggcctggaatgccctccctctgcccatccgccaagctagctctcttcctcccttcaaggccctactgagtgctcacctcctccaggaggccttcccagactgagccccttccttcctctccccctcgtccccctctccatccccctgtcttacctccttcccttccccacagcacctgtatatatgtatatatgtttgtacatatttattactctatttattttacttgtacatatctattctattttattttgttaatatgtttggttttgttctctgtctccccccctctagactgtgagcccactgttgggtag is a window of Tachyglossus aculeatus isolate mTacAcu1 chromosome 1, mTacAcu1.pri, whole genome shotgun sequence DNA encoding:
- the LOC119934734 gene encoding translation initiation factor IF-2-like, which produces MDSVGGEEVANVEATVPHRGGLSAGLESRRPLAIQADSPCWAPAPQSLMVTAAAAPPSGRGGSRRPLAVQADSPVLDSGSAPSPRGRGGSRRPLAVQADSPVLDSGSTAPPSGRGGNRRPLAVQADSPALDSGRLGAPQRLGREQAPPLAIQADSPVLVSIYFSAPQRQGLEQAPPSDPGQYGLPLAIQADRPVIGRGAPQRPGQERTPPSDPDRNGRGKSGCPLPIQADSPALGSSCFSAPQRPGQDGRPLAIQADSPALGSLYLSAPRRPGPEAGAPGRGRKRAPPSGSRPIVPCLAPAPRRPPAAGAGSGRPLAIQADCPALGSCRFSAPQRPGPEAGAPQRSRPIVPRLAPAALAPPSGRGGSGRPLALQRPGPGAGAP
- the CDK5R2 gene encoding LOW QUALITY PROTEIN: cyclin-dependent kinase 5 activator 2 (The sequence of the model RefSeq protein was modified relative to this genomic sequence to represent the inferred CDS: inserted 3 bases in 2 codons), coding for MGTVLSLSPSSSSSSSSSARGRRAPDEQQQQQKKGAGAGAGAGAGAGPGGPDGGYAAPPAGKAGKGESRLKRPSVLLSALTWKRLVAASAKKKKKGGKKATPKPASSGPDSLVQQRNRENLRKGREXPRGGAKPLAVPVPTVPPADPPPPPPPPPPSSSPPSXPPPPPPPPAPPASPGSGGREGGPGKPAPGGSPRRVVVQASTGELLRCLGDFVCRRCYRLKELSPGELVGWFRAVDRALLLQGWQDQTFITPANLVFVYLLCREALRGDELGAAAELQASFLTCLYLAYSYMGNEISYPLKPFLVEPDKERFWQRCLRLIQRLSPQMLRLNADPHFFTQVFQELKGEGEAGAGLGGPGPGRGAGAKHWTISLDR